The proteins below are encoded in one region of Nasonia vitripennis strain AsymCx chromosome 3 unlocalized genomic scaffold, Nvit_psr_1.1 chr3_random0009, whole genome shotgun sequence:
- the LOC116416853 gene encoding ATP-dependent RNA helicase MAK5-like isoform X1 — MSKRPKCLKDKPPKDAKDYDKKFVYTCWYQDNRNSELRKYGIQIGQLCDFKESLTQKNRAIFLPLKNSIKDRYKKKHENTEDTDNNEEPESSGDEKTESSGDEEVKAKNKDKVSEEEEEETDEESINNKQKVKQNRRQLKEKKQIEQKKMLEAKMLKLQDEAPLNMPKSKRKIKTL, encoded by the exons ATGTCCAAAAGACCAAAATGTCTAAAAGATAAACCTCCAAAAGATGCAAAAGATTATGATAAGAAGTTTGTATATACATGCTGGTACCAAGACAATCGAAACTCAGAATTAAGAAAGTATGGTATACAAATAGGACAACTATGCG ATTTTAAAGAAAGTCTTACACAAAAGAATAGGGCTATTTTCCTCCCGCtaaaaaatagcataaaagaCAGATACAAAAAAAAGCACGAAAATACTGAAGATACTGATAACAACGAAGAACCCGAAAGCTCAGGGGACGAAAAAACCGAAAGCTCGGGGGATGAAGAAGtaaaagcaaaaaacaaagataaagttagcgaagaagaagaagaagaaactgATGAAGAAAGTATCAACAACAAACAGAAAGTTAAACAG aatagACGCcagttaaaagaaaaaaaacaaatcgaACAAAAGAAAATGTTGGAAGCAAAAATGTTAAAACTGCAAGACGAAGCACCATTAAATATGCCAAAAAGTAAACGCAAGATAAAAACCTTGTAA
- the LOC116416853 gene encoding DNA ligase 1-like isoform X2 encodes MSKRPKCLKDKPPKDAKDYDKKFVYTCWYQDNRNSELRKYGIQIGQLCDFKESLTQKNRAIFLPLKNSIKDRYKKKHENTEDTDNNEEPESSGDEKTESSGDEEVKAKNKDKVSEEEEEETDEESINNKQKVKQTPVKRKKTNRTKENVGSKNVKTARRSTIKYAKK; translated from the exons ATGTCCAAAAGACCAAAATGTCTAAAAGATAAACCTCCAAAAGATGCAAAAGATTATGATAAGAAGTTTGTATATACATGCTGGTACCAAGACAATCGAAACTCAGAATTAAGAAAGTATGGTATACAAATAGGACAACTATGCG ATTTTAAAGAAAGTCTTACACAAAAGAATAGGGCTATTTTCCTCCCGCtaaaaaatagcataaaagaCAGATACAAAAAAAAGCACGAAAATACTGAAGATACTGATAACAACGAAGAACCCGAAAGCTCAGGGGACGAAAAAACCGAAAGCTCGGGGGATGAAGAAGtaaaagcaaaaaacaaagataaagttagcgaagaagaagaagaagaaactgATGAAGAAAGTATCAACAACAAACAGAAAGTTAAACAG ACGCcagttaaaagaaaaaaaacaaatcgaACAAAAGAAAATGTTGGAAGCAAAAATGTTAAAACTGCAAGACGAAGCACCATTAAATATGCCAAAAAGTAA
- the LOC116416853 gene encoding uncharacterized protein LOC116416853 isoform X3, with protein sequence MSKRPKCLKDKPPKDAKDYDKKFVYTCWYQDNRNSELRKYGIQIGQLCDFKESLTQKNRAIFLPLKNSIKDRYKKKHENTEDTDNNEEPESSGDEKTESSGDEEVKAKNKDKVSEEEEEETDEESINNKQKVKQLIFFRIDAS encoded by the exons ATGTCCAAAAGACCAAAATGTCTAAAAGATAAACCTCCAAAAGATGCAAAAGATTATGATAAGAAGTTTGTATATACATGCTGGTACCAAGACAATCGAAACTCAGAATTAAGAAAGTATGGTATACAAATAGGACAACTATGCG ATTTTAAAGAAAGTCTTACACAAAAGAATAGGGCTATTTTCCTCCCGCtaaaaaatagcataaaagaCAGATACAAAAAAAAGCACGAAAATACTGAAGATACTGATAACAACGAAGAACCCGAAAGCTCAGGGGACGAAAAAACCGAAAGCTCGGGGGATGAAGAAGtaaaagcaaaaaacaaagataaagttagcgaagaagaagaagaagaaactgATGAAGAAAGTATCAACAACAAACAGAAAGTTAAACAG ttaatttttttcagaatagACGCcagttaa